From Solwaraspora sp. WMMD1047, the proteins below share one genomic window:
- the cobN gene encoding cobaltochelatase subunit CobN has product MILLLSTSDTDLLSARASGADYRLANPARLERGPADLPDLLAGADLVLVRILGGYRMWSEGLDALRASGVPVVMLGGEQTPDADLMARSTVPVGTAAQAHAYLAQGGPDNLRELFGFLSDTVLLTGYGFAPPVEQPSWGLLPREPAGPDGPVIGILYYRAHQMSGNIAFVEALADAVDGAGGRALPIFCASLRNPEPELLATLGRADALLVTVLAAGGTRPADAAAGGDDGSWDVGALAALDVPILQALSLTASRSTWSASDDGLSPLDAATQIAVPEFDGRLITVPFSFKETDADGLPRYVADPERAGRVAGIAVRLARLRHTPPARRRIALALSAYPTKHARVGNAVGLDTPASAVALLRAMAAQGYDVGPTEGPDALPGLVPADAPPTDSPPADGHAAAPAPDGDRLIHALIAAGGHDQEWLTEEQLAGNPVRIRLASYLRWFETLPTELRDAMTEHWGPPPGELYVDRSRDPAGEIVLATLRAGNILLMIQPPRGFGENPVAIYHDPDLPPTHHYLAAYRWLDTEFGAHAVVHLGKHGSLEWLPGKTAGLSAGCGPDAVLGDLPLIYPFLVNDPGEGAQAKRRAHATIVDHLVPPMARAESYGDIARLEQLLDEYANIAAMDPAKLPAIRGQLWTLIQAARLDHDLGLEQRPHDAEFDEFLLHVDGWLCEVKDAQIRDGLHVLGAAPTGEARVNLVLAILRARQVWGGQAGAVPGLRAALGLADATSTDAATAEVDRVEELARALVLAMEQRSWAVDAPEAVAAAVLGEDDPRAADAARVLTFAATEVVPRLARTTDEITALLHALDGGYVPAGPSGSPLRGLVNVLPTGRNFYTVDPKAIPSRLAWETGQAMAASLLERYRRDTGDWPRSVGLSAWGTSAMRTAGDDIAEVFALIGVRPTWDEASRRVNGFEVIPTAELGRPRIDVTVRISGFFRDAFPHLLLLLDDAVRAVAALDEPDEVNFLAAHARADTARHGDERRATIRIFGSKPGAYGAGLLPLIDSGNWRDDADLAEVYTVWGGFAYGRDLAGRAARQDMENAYRRIAVAAKNVDTREHDIADSDDYFQYHGGMIATVRALTGQAPRAYVGDSTSPDAVRTRTLTEETARVFRARVVNPRWLAAMRRHGYKGAFELAATVDYLFGYDATAGVVADWMYEQLAEAYALDPENQDFLHRSNPWALRNIIERLTEAADRGLWAKPDPATLAALRDVYLRVEGDLEDR; this is encoded by the coding sequence ATGATCCTGCTGCTCTCCACATCGGACACCGATCTGCTCAGCGCGCGGGCCAGTGGCGCCGACTACCGGCTGGCCAATCCGGCCCGGCTGGAACGCGGTCCGGCCGACCTGCCCGACCTGCTCGCCGGCGCCGACCTGGTGCTGGTTCGCATCCTCGGCGGTTACCGGATGTGGTCGGAAGGGCTGGACGCGTTGCGCGCCAGCGGCGTACCGGTGGTGATGCTCGGCGGTGAGCAGACCCCGGACGCGGACCTGATGGCCCGCTCCACGGTGCCGGTCGGCACCGCCGCCCAGGCGCACGCCTACCTGGCCCAGGGCGGTCCGGACAACCTGCGGGAGCTGTTCGGGTTTCTCTCCGACACGGTCCTGCTGACCGGGTACGGCTTCGCGCCGCCGGTCGAGCAGCCGAGCTGGGGTCTGCTGCCGCGCGAGCCGGCCGGCCCGGACGGGCCGGTGATCGGCATCCTCTACTACCGGGCGCACCAGATGAGCGGCAACATCGCCTTCGTCGAGGCGCTCGCCGACGCGGTCGACGGCGCCGGCGGCCGGGCGCTGCCGATTTTCTGCGCCAGCCTGCGCAATCCCGAGCCGGAGCTGCTGGCCACGCTCGGCCGGGCCGACGCCCTGCTGGTCACCGTCCTGGCCGCCGGCGGCACCCGGCCGGCCGACGCCGCCGCCGGCGGGGACGACGGCAGCTGGGACGTCGGCGCGCTGGCCGCCCTGGACGTCCCGATCCTGCAGGCACTCAGCCTGACCGCCAGCCGGTCCACCTGGTCGGCGAGCGACGACGGTCTCTCCCCGCTGGACGCGGCCACCCAGATCGCGGTGCCCGAGTTCGACGGCCGGCTGATCACCGTTCCGTTCTCGTTCAAGGAGACCGACGCGGACGGGCTGCCCCGCTACGTGGCCGATCCGGAACGGGCCGGCCGGGTCGCCGGGATCGCCGTCCGGCTCGCCCGGCTGCGGCACACCCCGCCCGCCCGGCGCCGGATCGCGCTGGCGCTGTCGGCGTACCCGACGAAGCACGCCCGGGTCGGCAACGCGGTCGGGCTGGACACCCCGGCCAGCGCGGTCGCGCTGCTGCGGGCGATGGCCGCCCAGGGGTACGACGTCGGCCCGACCGAGGGACCGGACGCGCTACCCGGCCTGGTGCCCGCCGACGCGCCGCCTACCGACTCGCCGCCCGCCGACGGGCACGCCGCGGCTCCCGCGCCGGACGGGGACCGGCTGATCCATGCCCTGATCGCGGCCGGCGGCCACGATCAGGAGTGGCTGACCGAGGAGCAGCTCGCCGGCAACCCGGTGCGGATCCGATTGGCCAGCTACCTGCGCTGGTTCGAGACGCTCCCCACCGAACTGCGCGACGCGATGACCGAACACTGGGGGCCGCCACCGGGCGAGCTGTACGTCGACCGGTCCCGCGACCCGGCCGGCGAGATCGTGCTGGCCACCCTGCGGGCCGGCAACATCCTGTTGATGATCCAGCCACCCCGGGGCTTCGGCGAGAACCCGGTGGCCATCTACCACGACCCCGACCTCCCGCCGACCCATCACTACCTGGCCGCCTACCGCTGGTTGGACACCGAATTCGGCGCGCACGCCGTGGTGCACCTGGGCAAGCACGGCTCGCTGGAATGGTTGCCCGGCAAGACCGCCGGCCTCTCCGCCGGCTGCGGCCCGGACGCCGTCCTCGGCGACCTGCCGCTGATCTACCCGTTCCTGGTCAACGACCCGGGCGAGGGAGCACAGGCCAAACGGCGGGCGCACGCCACGATCGTCGACCACCTGGTGCCGCCGATGGCCCGCGCGGAGAGCTACGGCGACATCGCCCGGCTGGAACAACTCCTCGACGAGTACGCGAACATCGCCGCGATGGATCCGGCCAAGCTGCCCGCCATCCGGGGCCAGCTCTGGACCCTGATCCAGGCCGCCAGACTCGACCACGACCTCGGCCTGGAGCAGCGCCCACACGACGCCGAGTTCGACGAGTTCCTGCTGCACGTCGACGGCTGGCTCTGCGAGGTCAAGGACGCCCAGATCCGCGACGGCCTGCACGTGCTCGGCGCCGCCCCGACCGGCGAGGCCCGGGTGAACCTGGTGCTGGCGATCCTGCGCGCCCGGCAGGTCTGGGGTGGACAGGCCGGCGCGGTGCCGGGCCTGCGGGCCGCGCTCGGCCTGGCCGACGCGACTTCAACAGATGCCGCGACCGCCGAGGTGGATCGGGTGGAGGAGCTGGCCCGGGCGCTGGTGCTCGCCATGGAACAGCGGTCCTGGGCGGTGGACGCGCCCGAAGCGGTGGCCGCGGCCGTCCTCGGCGAGGACGATCCCCGGGCCGCCGACGCGGCACGGGTGCTCACCTTCGCCGCCACCGAGGTGGTCCCCCGGCTGGCCCGCACCACCGACGAGATCACCGCGCTGCTGCACGCGCTCGACGGTGGCTACGTGCCGGCCGGCCCGAGTGGTTCGCCGCTGCGCGGCCTGGTCAACGTGCTGCCCACCGGCCGCAACTTCTACACCGTCGACCCGAAGGCGATCCCGAGCCGGCTGGCCTGGGAAACCGGCCAGGCGATGGCGGCGTCCCTGCTGGAGCGCTACCGCCGGGACACCGGCGACTGGCCCCGCTCGGTCGGCCTCTCCGCCTGGGGCACCTCCGCGATGCGCACCGCCGGCGACGACATCGCCGAGGTGTTCGCCCTGATCGGGGTCCGACCGACCTGGGACGAGGCGTCCCGCCGGGTGAACGGCTTCGAGGTCATCCCGACCGCCGAACTGGGCCGGCCGCGCATCGACGTGACCGTCCGGATCAGCGGCTTCTTCCGGGACGCCTTCCCGCACCTGCTGCTGCTGCTCGACGACGCGGTGCGGGCGGTGGCCGCCCTGGACGAGCCGGACGAGGTGAACTTCCTCGCCGCGCACGCCCGCGCCGACACCGCCCGGCACGGCGACGAGCGCCGGGCCACCATCCGGATCTTCGGCTCCAAGCCGGGCGCGTACGGGGCCGGGCTGCTGCCGCTCATCGACAGCGGCAACTGGCGTGACGACGCCGACCTGGCCGAGGTCTACACGGTCTGGGGCGGCTTCGCGTACGGCCGGGACCTGGCCGGGCGGGCCGCTCGGCAGGACATGGAGAACGCGTACCGGCGGATCGCGGTGGCCGCCAAGAACGTCGACACCCGGGAACACGACATCGCCGACTCGGACGACTACTTCCAGTACCACGGCGGCATGATCGCCACCGTCCGGGCGCTCACCGGTCAGGCGCCCCGGGCGTACGTCGGCGACAGCACCAGCCCGGATGCGGTCCGCACCCGGACCCTGACCGAGGAGACCGCCCGGGTGTTCCGGGCCCGGGTGGTCAATCCGCGCTGGCTGGCGGCGATGCGCCGGCACGGCTACAAGGGGGCGTTCGAACTGGCCGCCACCGTGGACTACCTGTTCGGGTACGACGCCACCGCCGGTGTCGTGGCCGACTGGATGTACGAGCAGCTCGCCGAGGCGTACGCGCTGGACCCCGAGAACCAGGACTTCCTGCACCGCTCGAACCCGTGGGCCCTGCGCAACATCATCGAACGGTTGACCGAGGCGGCCGACCGCGGTCTGTGGGCCAAACCCGACCCGGCCACCCTCGCCGCGCTGCGGGATGTCTACCTGCGCGTCGAGGGCGACCTGGAGGACCGCTGA
- a CDS encoding precorrin-2 C(20)-methyltransferase has translation MSGPGTLYGVGVGPGDPELLTVKAARLIGAAEVVAYYSARHGRSIARSIAAPYLRPGQVEEALVYPVTTEETDHPGGYEAEIAEFYDRSAERLAGHLAAGRDVVVLCAGDPLFYGSYMYLHERLAHRFPAEVVPGVTSVSAASAVLGRPLVERDEVLTVLPGTLPAAELARRLDGTDAAAVLKLGRTFGEVRTALADAGRLDEAWYVERATTNRSRQLPLAEVDPAAVPYFSIAIVPSPASAAATAADAGPGNAAVAAGSDDAAPAGKPPDRGEVVVVGLGPAGPGWRTPEVTRALREAEHLIGYGPYVDRVPRRPGQHRHTSDNQVEADRARHALELALAGSRVAVVSSGDPGVFAMATAVLAVAADDDRFARVPVRVLPGLTAAQAAASRVGAPLGHDYAVLSLSDRLKPWPVIEARLAAAASADLVMAIYNPASASRRWQVAAARDLLLRHRAPGTPVVVARDVGGPTESVTLVELGRLDPDTVDMRCLLIIGSSTTRVTRRPDGTAVVWTPRDYPADGPAVPAGGPAVPADRPAVPDGGPAAAAG, from the coding sequence GTGAGCGGGCCGGGCACCCTCTACGGGGTCGGCGTCGGGCCGGGCGACCCCGAGCTGCTCACCGTCAAGGCCGCCAGGCTGATCGGCGCAGCCGAGGTGGTGGCGTACTACTCGGCCCGGCACGGGCGCAGCATCGCCCGGTCGATCGCCGCGCCGTACCTGCGTCCCGGACAGGTGGAGGAGGCCCTTGTCTATCCGGTGACCACCGAGGAGACCGACCACCCGGGCGGCTACGAGGCGGAGATCGCCGAGTTCTACGACCGCAGCGCCGAGCGGCTGGCCGGGCACCTGGCGGCCGGCCGGGACGTGGTGGTGCTCTGTGCCGGTGACCCGCTCTTCTATGGCTCCTACATGTACCTGCACGAGCGATTGGCACACCGGTTCCCGGCGGAGGTGGTGCCCGGGGTGACCTCGGTCAGCGCGGCCTCGGCGGTGCTGGGCCGGCCGCTGGTGGAACGCGACGAGGTGCTGACCGTGCTCCCCGGCACGCTGCCCGCCGCCGAGCTGGCCCGCCGGCTGGACGGCACCGACGCGGCGGCCGTACTCAAGCTGGGTCGGACCTTCGGGGAGGTCCGCACCGCGCTGGCCGACGCGGGTCGGCTCGACGAGGCATGGTACGTCGAGCGGGCCACCACGAACCGGTCCCGGCAGCTGCCCCTGGCGGAGGTCGATCCGGCGGCCGTGCCGTACTTCTCGATCGCGATCGTGCCGAGCCCGGCGAGCGCGGCCGCGACCGCCGCGGACGCCGGCCCGGGGAACGCCGCCGTGGCCGCCGGATCGGACGACGCGGCGCCGGCCGGGAAGCCGCCGGACCGCGGCGAGGTCGTGGTGGTCGGTCTGGGGCCGGCCGGTCCCGGCTGGCGGACGCCGGAGGTGACGCGGGCACTGCGGGAGGCCGAGCATCTGATCGGGTACGGGCCGTACGTCGACCGGGTTCCGCGCCGGCCCGGGCAGCACCGCCACACCTCGGACAACCAGGTCGAGGCCGACCGGGCCCGGCACGCGTTGGAGCTGGCCCTGGCGGGGTCGCGGGTCGCGGTGGTCTCCTCGGGCGATCCCGGGGTGTTCGCGATGGCCACCGCGGTGCTGGCCGTCGCGGCCGATGACGATCGGTTCGCCCGGGTGCCGGTCCGGGTGCTGCCGGGGCTGACCGCGGCCCAGGCGGCGGCGAGTCGGGTCGGCGCGCCGCTCGGCCATGACTACGCGGTGTTGTCGCTCTCCGATCGGCTCAAGCCGTGGCCGGTGATCGAGGCCCGACTTGCCGCTGCCGCCTCGGCCGACCTGGTGATGGCGATCTACAACCCGGCCTCGGCGAGCCGGCGTTGGCAGGTGGCCGCCGCCCGTGACCTGTTGCTGCGGCACCGGGCCCCGGGCACCCCGGTGGTGGTCGCCCGGGACGTCGGCGGGCCGACCGAGTCGGTCACCCTGGTGGAGCTCGGCCGGCTCGATCCCGACACTGTGGACATGCGCTGCCTGCTGATAATCGGCTCGTCGACCACCCGGGTCACCCGGCGGCCGGAC
- a CDS encoding DNA alkylation repair protein: MAETTVTEVLAELAALADPKVRAANEKHGDDHGVNLGKLRAVAKRLKTQQDLARQLWRTDDTAARLLALLICRPKAFERTELDAMLREARAPKVHDWLVNYVVKKSPHAEELRLAWLADPDPVVASAGWALTTERVARRPDGLDLAGLLDVIEARMADAPGRLQWAMNHCLAQIGIEHAGYRARAVDIGERLEVLKDYPTAPGCTSPFAPTWIAEMVRRQRETVTAS, translated from the coding sequence GTGGCCGAGACGACCGTGACCGAGGTGCTGGCCGAGCTGGCCGCGCTGGCGGACCCGAAGGTCCGCGCGGCGAACGAGAAGCACGGTGACGATCACGGGGTGAACCTCGGCAAGCTGCGCGCGGTCGCGAAACGGCTGAAGACGCAGCAGGACCTCGCCCGCCAGCTCTGGCGGACCGACGACACCGCGGCGCGCCTGCTGGCGCTCCTGATCTGCCGGCCGAAGGCGTTCGAGCGAACCGAGCTGGACGCCATGCTGCGCGAGGCGCGCGCCCCGAAGGTGCACGACTGGCTGGTGAACTATGTGGTGAAGAAGAGCCCGCACGCCGAGGAGCTGCGGCTGGCCTGGTTGGCCGATCCGGATCCGGTGGTGGCGAGCGCCGGTTGGGCGCTGACCACCGAGCGGGTGGCGCGCCGGCCGGACGGGCTCGACCTGGCGGGGCTGCTCGACGTGATCGAGGCCCGGATGGCCGACGCTCCGGGCCGGCTGCAGTGGGCGATGAACCACTGCCTGGCGCAGATCGGCATCGAGCACGCCGGGTACCGCGCCCGGGCGGTCGACATCGGTGAGCGGCTGGAGGTGCTCAAGGACTATCCGACCGCCCCGGGGTGCACCTCGCCGTTCGCGCCCACCTGGATCGCCGAGATGGTGCGTCGGCAGCGGGAGACCGTCACGGCCTCCTGA
- a CDS encoding precorrin-8X methylmutase, translating to MSAPPPAGPDYDYVRDGAEIYRRSFATIRAETDLARLPIDLAQVAVRMVHACGMVDLVDDIAAAPDVVRRGRAALAAGAPILCDAAMVAAGITRTRLPAGNEVICTLRHPDVPGLAERLGTTRSAAALQLWLDRLDGAVVAIGNAPTALFRLLELLDAGAPRPAVIVGVPVGFIGAAESKLALARHPAGVPYLVVHGRRGGSAITAAAVNAIASVAE from the coding sequence GTGAGCGCCCCACCCCCGGCCGGACCGGACTACGACTACGTCCGCGACGGGGCGGAGATCTACCGCCGCTCGTTCGCCACCATCCGGGCGGAGACCGACCTGGCCCGGCTCCCCATCGACCTGGCCCAGGTGGCGGTGCGGATGGTGCACGCCTGCGGCATGGTCGACCTGGTCGACGACATCGCCGCCGCCCCGGACGTGGTACGGCGCGGCCGGGCCGCGCTGGCCGCCGGGGCGCCGATCCTGTGCGACGCGGCGATGGTCGCCGCCGGCATCACCCGGACCCGGTTGCCGGCCGGCAACGAGGTGATCTGCACGCTGCGACACCCCGACGTGCCGGGGCTGGCCGAGCGGCTCGGCACGACCCGCAGCGCCGCCGCGCTCCAGCTGTGGCTCGACCGGCTCGACGGTGCGGTGGTGGCGATCGGCAACGCCCCCACCGCACTGTTCCGGCTCCTCGAACTCCTCGACGCGGGTGCGCCCCGGCCGGCGGTGATCGTAGGCGTACCGGTGGGCTTCATCGGCGCCGCCGAGTCCAAACTGGCGCTGGCCCGGCACCCCGCCGGGGTGCCGTACCTGGTGGTCCACGGGCGGCGGGGCGGCAGCGCGATCACCGCCGCCGCGGTGAACGCCATCGCGAGCGTGGCCGAGTGA
- a CDS encoding precorrin-3B synthase gives MPDVVPPRSAGDRCPGALRVHEAADGGLIRVRLPGGQLDPAQLRTVADCAAEYGDGTLELTSRANLQIRGIPPGGAAARLADRLAGAGLLPTATHERVRNILASPLSGRDGAGRPDIRELVRALDRAVRAEPALAALSGRFLFALDDGRGDVAGLGADLCWRADTGALLLAGRDHGLRMPIVRAVPGLVAAAHGFLRLRATEPEPAAVWRVTDLSGGPARLAETLAAASADRPAGALAAPAGRVPEITDDPAPAPGAVAAPYGRLCVVAGARLGRLRADQARLLAEISAEVEGGSLVVTPWRSVVADAGPQPVMGLLARMDAAGLIVETASPWAGVSACAGRPGCARSLADVRADAASAVAAAGPVPDGREPTGGESFGGSAAGRRLRMHWAGCERRCGLPAGPVAVAVATGDGYAVTAPGGPPPPGPLAERVAQARTPR, from the coding sequence ATGCCCGACGTCGTGCCGCCTCGCTCCGCCGGTGACCGGTGCCCCGGCGCGCTGCGGGTGCACGAGGCCGCCGACGGCGGCCTGATCCGGGTACGCCTGCCAGGCGGGCAGCTCGATCCGGCGCAGCTGCGGACGGTGGCCGACTGTGCGGCGGAGTACGGCGACGGCACGCTGGAACTCACATCCCGGGCGAATCTGCAGATCCGTGGCATCCCGCCGGGTGGCGCCGCGGCCCGGTTGGCCGACCGGCTCGCCGGCGCCGGGCTGCTCCCCACCGCCACCCACGAGCGGGTCCGCAACATCCTCGCCTCACCATTGAGTGGTCGGGACGGCGCCGGCCGGCCGGACATCCGGGAACTGGTCCGCGCGCTCGACCGGGCCGTGCGGGCCGAGCCGGCACTGGCGGCGTTGAGCGGGCGGTTCCTGTTCGCGCTGGACGACGGGCGGGGTGACGTGGCCGGTCTGGGCGCCGATCTGTGCTGGCGGGCCGACACCGGCGCGTTGCTGCTGGCCGGCCGGGACCATGGACTGCGGATGCCGATCGTCCGGGCGGTGCCGGGCCTCGTCGCCGCCGCCCACGGCTTCCTCCGGCTGCGCGCCACCGAACCGGAGCCGGCCGCCGTGTGGCGGGTGACCGACCTGTCCGGCGGCCCGGCCCGGCTCGCCGAAACACTCGCGGCGGCGAGCGCCGACCGCCCGGCCGGGGCGCTCGCGGCGCCCGCCGGGCGGGTGCCGGAGATCACCGATGACCCGGCGCCGGCTCCGGGGGCGGTGGCCGCCCCGTACGGTCGGCTCTGCGTGGTGGCCGGCGCGCGGCTGGGCCGCCTCCGGGCCGACCAGGCCAGGCTGCTCGCGGAGATTTCCGCCGAGGTGGAGGGTGGGTCGCTCGTGGTGACACCGTGGCGGAGTGTGGTGGCCGACGCCGGGCCGCAACCGGTCATGGGCCTGCTGGCCCGGATGGACGCGGCCGGGCTGATCGTCGAAACCGCCTCGCCGTGGGCCGGGGTCAGCGCCTGCGCCGGCCGGCCCGGCTGCGCGCGGTCACTGGCCGACGTCCGGGCCGACGCCGCCTCGGCGGTCGCCGCCGCCGGCCCGGTCCCGGACGGCCGCGAGCCGACCGGCGGCGAGTCGTTCGGCGGTTCGGCGGCCGGGCGCCGGCTGCGGATGCACTGGGCCGGCTGCGAGCGGCGGTGCGGTCTGCCGGCCGGCCCGGTTGCGGTGGCCGTGGCGACCGGGGACGGCTACGCGGTGACCGCCCCGGGCGGCCCACCGCCGCCCGGACCGCTGGCCGAGCGGGTCGCCCAGGCGAGGACGCCCCGGTGA
- a CDS encoding YbdD/YjiX family protein, with amino-acid sequence MRLRSVLRHLRWYARELSGESAYDNYLDHRRRTHPGQPVLSRREFEALRHRPTVRCC; translated from the coding sequence ATGAGGTTGCGGTCCGTGCTGCGTCACCTCCGCTGGTACGCCCGGGAGCTGAGCGGCGAATCAGCGTACGACAACTACCTCGACCACCGGCGGCGTACCCACCCAGGTCAACCGGTGCTGAGCCGGCGCGAGTTCGAGGCGCTGCGTCACCGCCCGACGGTCCGCTGTTGCTGA
- a CDS encoding carbon starvation CstA family protein: MSADAETAPESSDRDQSPDLRKSPDLKKIAVWTAVAVAGAIGWGVLALSRGEEINAVWLLVAALCSYAIAYRFYARFIAGRVLGVNDRRATPAERLENGIDYHATDRRVLLGHHFAAIAGAGPLVGPVLAAQMGYLPGTMWIILGVIFAGAVQDMVVLFFSMRRDGKSLGQMARDEIGPIGGVAALIAVFTIMIILLGVLALVVVNALADSPWGTFSIAMTIPIALFMGFYLRILRPGRVIETTLIGVSLLLLAIVAGGWVQDSSLAEAFTLDPRTLVICLAVYGFFASVLPVWMLLAPRDYLSTFMKIGTIGLLAVGVLVTMPTLQNDAVSKFALSGDGPVFAGSLFPFVFITIACGALSGFHALISSGTTPKMIQKESQVRLIGYGGMLMESFVAVMAIIAASLLDPGLYYAMNAPAGVVGNTFESAATAVTNLGFTITPADLAAASAAVEEETLVARTGGAPTLAVGISEIFSAVAGGDALRAFWYHFAIMFEALFILTTVDAGTRVGRFMLQDTLGNVWKPIGRVSWPPSIWATSAIVVGAWGYFLYAGVTNPLGGINQLFPLFGIANQLLAAVALTVATVILVKSGKLKWAWVTGVPLAWDAAVTLTASWQKIFSDDPKLGFFAQRERFAEALDRGEVLAPARDLGQMREVVVNSTVNGLLAALFAILIIIVIADGARTCVRALRSREPLPTSEAPFVESRIVAPAGLIPTAEERRELAAAGSGPPDGSGPR; encoded by the coding sequence ATGAGCGCAGATGCGGAAACGGCCCCGGAAAGTTCCGACCGCGACCAGAGCCCCGATCTCAGAAAAAGCCCGGACCTCAAGAAGATAGCCGTCTGGACGGCCGTCGCGGTCGCCGGAGCCATCGGGTGGGGCGTGCTCGCGCTCTCCCGCGGCGAGGAGATCAACGCGGTCTGGCTGCTGGTCGCGGCGCTCTGCTCGTACGCGATCGCCTATCGCTTCTACGCCCGGTTCATCGCGGGCCGGGTGCTCGGGGTGAACGACCGGCGGGCCACCCCGGCCGAGCGCCTGGAGAACGGGATCGACTACCACGCCACCGACCGGCGGGTGCTGCTCGGCCATCACTTCGCCGCCATCGCCGGGGCCGGACCGCTCGTCGGTCCGGTGCTCGCGGCGCAGATGGGCTACCTGCCGGGAACAATGTGGATCATCCTCGGGGTGATCTTCGCGGGCGCCGTGCAGGACATGGTGGTGCTCTTCTTCTCGATGCGCCGCGACGGCAAGAGCCTCGGCCAGATGGCCCGGGATGAGATCGGCCCGATCGGCGGCGTCGCCGCGCTGATCGCCGTCTTCACCATCATGATCATCCTGCTCGGTGTGCTGGCACTGGTGGTGGTGAACGCGCTCGCCGACTCGCCGTGGGGCACCTTCTCCATCGCGATGACGATCCCGATCGCCCTCTTCATGGGCTTCTATCTGCGAATTCTGCGCCCCGGCCGGGTCATCGAGACCACCCTCATCGGCGTCTCGCTGCTACTGCTGGCGATCGTGGCCGGCGGCTGGGTGCAGGACTCCAGCCTGGCGGAGGCGTTCACGCTCGACCCCCGTACGCTCGTCATCTGCCTCGCGGTCTACGGCTTCTTCGCCTCCGTGCTGCCGGTCTGGATGCTGCTGGCGCCCCGCGACTACCTCTCCACCTTCATGAAGATCGGCACCATCGGACTGCTCGCCGTCGGTGTCCTGGTCACCATGCCGACCCTGCAGAACGACGCGGTCAGCAAGTTCGCCCTCTCCGGCGACGGACCGGTCTTCGCCGGCAGCCTCTTCCCGTTCGTCTTCATCACGATCGCCTGCGGCGCCCTCTCCGGGTTCCACGCGCTGATCTCGTCCGGCACCACCCCGAAGATGATCCAGAAGGAGTCGCAGGTCCGGCTCATCGGCTACGGCGGCATGCTGATGGAGTCGTTCGTCGCGGTGATGGCCATCATCGCCGCGTCGCTGCTCGATCCCGGCCTCTACTACGCGATGAACGCGCCGGCCGGCGTGGTCGGCAACACCTTCGAGTCGGCCGCCACCGCCGTCACCAACCTCGGCTTCACCATCACCCCCGCCGACCTGGCCGCCGCCTCCGCAGCGGTGGAGGAGGAGACCCTGGTGGCCCGGACCGGTGGCGCGCCCACCCTGGCCGTCGGCATCTCGGAGATCTTCTCCGCCGTCGCCGGCGGGGACGCGTTACGCGCCTTCTGGTACCACTTCGCGATCATGTTCGAGGCGCTCTTCATCCTGACCACCGTGGACGCCGGCACCCGGGTCGGCCGGTTCATGCTGCAGGACACCCTCGGCAACGTCTGGAAGCCGATCGGCCGGGTCAGCTGGCCGCCGAGCATCTGGGCCACCAGCGCGATCGTCGTCGGCGCCTGGGGTTACTTCCTCTACGCCGGCGTCACCAACCCGCTCGGCGGCATCAACCAGCTCTTCCCACTGTTCGGCATCGCCAACCAGCTGCTGGCGGCGGTGGCGCTCACCGTCGCCACCGTGATCCTGGTCAAGAGCGGCAAACTGAAATGGGCCTGGGTCACCGGCGTACCGCTGGCCTGGGACGCCGCGGTGACGCTCACCGCGAGCTGGCAGAAGATCTTCTCCGATGACCCGAAGCTCGGCTTCTTCGCCCAGCGGGAGCGGTTCGCCGAGGCGCTGGACCGGGGCGAGGTGCTGGCCCCGGCGCGCGACCTCGGCCAGATGCGGGAGGTGGTGGTCAACTCGACCGTCAACGGGCTGCTGGCCGCCCTCTTCGCGATCCTGATCATCATCGTGATCGCCGACGGCGCGCGGACGTGCGTCCGCGCCCTGCGGTCGCGGGAGCCGCTGCCCACCAGCGAGGCCCCGTTCGTCGAGTCCCGGATCGTCGCGCCGGCCGGACTGATCCCGACCGCCGAGGAGCGCCGCGAGCTGGCCGCCGCCGGCTCCGGACCCCCCGACGGGAGCGGTCCGCGATGA
- a CDS encoding carboxymuconolactone decarboxylase family protein, with translation MAYIDLGVDEKQFPGIIGPMRYRPETAKPLNELAEVLLRAPNSLPAGERELIAAYVSERNDCDFCAASHSAFAAAQLDAGAALVEQVRADLDTAPISAKLRALLRIAGAVQVSGRNVTTELVDAARAEGATDVEIHDTVLIAAAFCMFNRYVDGLGTFAPEGPDVYTETARQILAVGYQSAAVEVRPVSGPPATS, from the coding sequence ATGGCGTATATCGATCTTGGGGTGGACGAGAAGCAGTTTCCCGGCATCATCGGGCCGATGCGGTACCGCCCGGAGACGGCGAAGCCGCTCAACGAGCTGGCCGAGGTGCTGCTGCGGGCACCCAACTCGCTGCCGGCCGGGGAGCGGGAACTGATCGCCGCGTACGTCTCCGAGCGCAACGACTGCGACTTCTGCGCCGCGTCGCACTCGGCATTCGCGGCGGCGCAGCTCGACGCCGGTGCGGCCCTCGTCGAGCAGGTGCGCGCGGACCTCGACACCGCGCCGATCTCGGCGAAGCTGCGGGCGCTGCTGCGCATCGCCGGTGCGGTCCAGGTCAGTGGCCGCAATGTCACCACCGAGCTGGTCGACGCCGCCCGCGCGGAGGGCGCCACCGATGTGGAGATCCACGACACCGTGCTGATCGCCGCCGCGTTCTGCATGTTCAACCGCTACGTCGACGGGCTCGGCACCTTCGCGCCCGAGGGTCCGGACGTCTACACCGAGACCGCCCGGCAGATCCTGGCCGTCGGCTACCAGTCCGCGGCGGTCGAGGTCCGGCCGGTGAGCGGACCGCCAGCGACGTCGTAG